Proteins encoded in a region of the Microbacterium neungamense genome:
- the trpA gene encoding tryptophan synthase subunit alpha gives MTRVEDAIRRAHDADRGAFVGYLPVGYPDLDTSIQAALTLARNGVDVIELGPPYSDPVMDGAIIQEATQHALANGFRMRDLFTAVRAITAETDVPVVVMTYWNPVLQYGVDRYADDLLAAGGAGLITPDITPEAAGEWIAASRRTGLDRIFLAAPTSTDERLDLVISSSTGFVYTVSTMGITGERAALDRAARTLVERLRDRGASRACVGIGISNAEQVAGVVEYADGAIVGTALVRALRDGGLDGLADTTRALAAGTPSARFGTGN, from the coding sequence GTGACCCGCGTCGAGGACGCCATCCGGCGCGCGCACGACGCCGACCGCGGCGCGTTCGTCGGCTACCTGCCCGTCGGCTACCCCGACCTGGACACCAGCATCCAGGCGGCGCTCACCCTCGCCCGCAACGGCGTGGACGTGATCGAGCTCGGGCCGCCCTACAGCGACCCGGTGATGGACGGTGCGATCATCCAGGAGGCGACGCAGCACGCCTTGGCGAACGGCTTCCGGATGCGGGACCTGTTCACCGCCGTGCGCGCGATCACCGCCGAGACCGACGTCCCGGTCGTGGTGATGACGTACTGGAACCCGGTGCTGCAGTACGGCGTCGACCGGTACGCGGACGACCTCCTCGCCGCCGGCGGGGCAGGGCTGATCACCCCCGACATCACGCCCGAGGCGGCGGGGGAGTGGATCGCGGCGAGCAGGCGCACCGGCCTGGACCGGATCTTCCTCGCCGCGCCGACCTCGACCGACGAGCGTCTCGATCTGGTCATCTCCTCCTCCACCGGCTTCGTGTACACCGTGTCGACCATGGGCATCACCGGGGAGCGCGCCGCGCTCGACCGCGCCGCCCGCACGCTCGTGGAGCGGCTGCGCGACCGCGGGGCGTCCCGCGCGTGCGTCGGCATCGGCATCTCGAACGCGGAGCAGGTGGCCGGCGTCGTCGAGTACGCCGACGGCGCCATCGTGGGCACCGCCCTCGTCCGCGCCCTCCGCGACGGCGGCCTGGACGGCCTCGCCGACACCACCAGGGCGCTGGCGGCCGGTACGCCGTCGGCGCGCTTCGGAACAGGAAACTAG
- the lgt gene encoding prolipoprotein diacylglyceryl transferase translates to MSLALHSTVPGVLASIPSPPISFIEVGPLRIHFYALCIIAGIIAAVLITNHRLTRRGAEKWVVIDIAILAVPLAIIGARIFHVLTHPNFYFGPGKNTWNPFEPGSVWAIWEGGIAIFGALLGGAVGAWLGCRWTGIRFWTFADALAPGLLLAQAVGRFGNWFNQELFGLPTDLPWGLEIDPDNPAFPPGLAEDTLFHPTFLYEVVWNGLGVIVLLWLGHRLKLQWGKLFACYLIWYSAGRIVWESIRIDPSEVILGLRSNVWAAILGVVVGVVILIVQTRRHPGREPSPYMPGRAPESVHVQSQNTSEYVDVSEPPAGDIEAGDTATSAAPTS, encoded by the coding sequence ATGTCCCTCGCGCTTCACAGCACCGTCCCGGGCGTGCTCGCCAGCATCCCGAGCCCGCCGATCAGCTTCATCGAGGTCGGCCCGCTCCGGATCCACTTCTACGCCCTCTGCATCATCGCGGGGATCATCGCGGCGGTGCTGATCACGAACCATCGCCTCACCCGCCGCGGCGCGGAGAAGTGGGTGGTCATCGACATCGCGATCCTGGCCGTGCCGCTGGCGATCATCGGCGCCCGGATCTTCCACGTGCTCACCCACCCGAACTTCTACTTCGGCCCCGGGAAGAACACCTGGAACCCGTTCGAGCCGGGCTCGGTGTGGGCGATCTGGGAGGGCGGCATCGCCATCTTCGGCGCGCTGCTCGGCGGCGCCGTCGGCGCCTGGCTGGGGTGCCGGTGGACCGGCATCCGGTTCTGGACCTTCGCGGACGCCCTCGCGCCGGGCCTCCTGCTCGCGCAGGCCGTGGGGCGGTTCGGCAACTGGTTCAACCAGGAGCTGTTCGGCCTTCCCACCGACCTGCCGTGGGGCCTGGAGATCGACCCGGACAACCCGGCGTTCCCACCGGGCCTGGCCGAGGACACCCTGTTCCACCCCACCTTCCTGTACGAGGTCGTCTGGAACGGCCTCGGCGTGATCGTGCTGCTCTGGCTGGGCCACCGGCTGAAGCTGCAGTGGGGCAAGCTGTTCGCCTGCTACCTGATCTGGTACAGCGCGGGCCGCATCGTCTGGGAGTCCATCCGCATCGACCCGAGCGAGGTCATCCTCGGCCTGCGCAGCAACGTGTGGGCCGCGATCCTCGGGGTCGTCGTCGGCGTCGTCATCCTGATCGTGCAGACGCGCCGTCACCCGGGCCGCGAGCCCTCGCCGTACATGCCAGGGCGAGCACCCGAGTCCGTGCATGTACAATCACAGAACACCAGCGAGTACGTCGACGTGAGTGAGCCTCCGGCCGGCGACATCGAAGCAGGGGACACCGCCACAAGCGCCGCTCCCACCAGCTGA
- the gltB gene encoding glutamate synthase large subunit, whose translation MASSRHTNDPAQPVGQRFPAAQGLYNPAHEKDACGLAMVATLRGTPGHDIIALALQALRNLEHRGAIGSDAGTGDGAGILTQMPDAFLRDVVSFPLPPAGQYAAGLAFLPRDSSARREQKAGIERIAREEGLTVLGWRVVPTANEHLGKLADEARPAFEQLFVSRPAAGDREAASGIALDRIAYRLRKRAGHELGAYFVTLSARTLGYKGMVTTLQLEPFYPDLQDERFASELAVVHSRYSTNTFPSWPLAQPLRMLAHNGEINTVGGNRNWMRARQSQLESELLGDMKPLLPICTPGASDSASFDEVLELLTLTGRSLPHAIMMMVPEAWEKQPGLDPDLRAFYEFHSNQMEPWDGPAALIFTDGTLVGATLDRNGLRPGRWTETTDGLVVIGSETGVLEFEPERIKRRGRLRPGRMFLVDTAQGRIIEDEEIKRELATMHPWQEWLDAGAVRLADLPEREHIVHPAASITRRQRTFGYTEEEVRILLTPMGQTGVEPLGAMGSDTPIAVLSERPRLLFDYFVQQFAQVTNPPLDAIREEVVTSLRLGLGPERNLLDWGPEHARTVTLDFPVIDNDELAKIRHIDRALPDRSSVTIKGLYHFDAGPHTMRERLTEMCAEVDAAIERGAEFIILSDRDSNKDLVPIPSLLMLSAVHHHLIRNENRMKVGLIVEAGDVREVHHVATLIGYGASAVNPYLAMETVEHLVRTGFITGVTPEQAVRNLIYALGKGVLKIMSKMGISTVSSYAGAQVFEAVGLSQEFVDEFFTGTETKLGGIGIEDVFAENQARHDFAYPEDAAARAHERLWTGGEYQWRRDGSPHLFNPETVFRLQHSTRTRRYDIFREYTRLVDDQSRELKTLRGLFELRTGERPPVPLDEVEPVSEIVKRFSTGAMSYGSISQEAHETLAIAMNRLGAKSNTGEGGEDPERLVDPERRSAIKQVASGRFGVTSQYLTEADDLQIKLAQGAKPGEGGQLPPQKVYPWVARTRHATPGVGLISPPPHHDIYSIEDLKQLIFDLKRANPKARIHTKLVSQSGIGAVAAGVAKALSDVVLVSGHDGGTGASPLNSLKHAGTPWELGLAETQQTLMLNGMRDRVVVQVDGQLKTGRDVIIGALLGAEEFGFATAPLVVSGCVMMRVCHLDTCPVGVATQNPVLRQRFTGKPEFVVNFMEFIAEEVRELLAELGFRSLDEIIGRTDLLRTDAAIRHWKAEGLDLTPILEGPVFPADEPRRSGRPQDHELDAHFDSQLIEMAREALEDRAPVVIELPIRNTERAVGTMLGHEVTARFGADGLARETIDITLHGTAGQSLGAFLPPGIILRLEGDANDYVGKGLSGGDITIRPPRAATFAPHRNVVAGNVIGYGATSGTMFISGVVGERFLVRNSGATAVVEGVGDHALEYMTGGLAVILGETGRNLGAGMSGGVAFVRGLRRENINAQSLDSGELQLEPLDRADLELLRDLLAEHLERTASPLAAELLADFDAAQADFVKVVPRDFAAVQNARREAEAEGLDPDGDVVWNRILEVTGG comes from the coding sequence ATGGCTTCCAGCCGCCACACGAACGACCCCGCACAGCCGGTGGGCCAGCGGTTCCCCGCAGCCCAGGGGCTGTACAACCCCGCGCACGAGAAGGACGCCTGCGGCCTGGCGATGGTCGCGACCCTGCGCGGCACGCCGGGACACGACATCATCGCGCTCGCCCTGCAGGCGCTGCGCAACCTCGAGCACCGCGGGGCGATCGGCTCCGACGCCGGCACCGGCGACGGCGCGGGCATCCTCACCCAGATGCCCGACGCGTTCCTGCGCGACGTGGTGTCCTTCCCGCTGCCCCCGGCGGGACAGTACGCCGCGGGACTGGCGTTCCTGCCGCGCGATTCCAGCGCGCGCCGCGAGCAGAAGGCCGGCATCGAGCGGATCGCCCGCGAGGAGGGCCTGACCGTCCTCGGCTGGCGCGTCGTGCCCACCGCGAACGAGCACCTCGGCAAGCTCGCCGACGAGGCGCGCCCGGCCTTCGAGCAGCTGTTCGTCTCCCGTCCCGCCGCCGGTGACCGGGAGGCGGCGTCCGGGATCGCGCTGGACCGGATCGCGTACCGGCTCCGCAAGCGCGCCGGACACGAGCTCGGCGCCTACTTCGTGACCCTGTCCGCCCGCACGCTCGGGTACAAGGGCATGGTCACCACCCTGCAGCTGGAGCCGTTCTACCCCGACCTGCAGGACGAGCGCTTCGCCTCGGAGCTCGCGGTCGTGCACTCGCGGTACTCCACGAACACGTTCCCGTCGTGGCCGCTCGCGCAGCCGCTGCGGATGCTGGCGCACAACGGCGAGATCAACACCGTCGGCGGCAACCGCAACTGGATGCGCGCCCGGCAGTCGCAGCTGGAGTCCGAGCTGCTCGGCGACATGAAGCCGCTCCTGCCGATCTGCACGCCCGGCGCGAGCGACTCCGCATCGTTCGACGAGGTGCTCGAGCTGCTCACCCTCACCGGCCGCAGCCTCCCGCACGCGATCATGATGATGGTGCCGGAGGCGTGGGAGAAGCAGCCGGGCCTCGACCCCGACCTGCGCGCCTTCTACGAGTTCCACTCCAACCAGATGGAGCCGTGGGACGGTCCCGCCGCGCTGATCTTCACCGACGGCACCCTGGTCGGTGCGACCCTGGACCGCAACGGGCTGCGCCCCGGCCGGTGGACCGAGACCACCGACGGGCTGGTGGTGATCGGCAGCGAGACCGGCGTGCTGGAGTTCGAGCCGGAGCGGATCAAGCGCCGCGGCCGGCTGCGCCCGGGCCGGATGTTCCTCGTCGACACCGCGCAGGGCCGCATCATCGAGGATGAGGAGATCAAGCGCGAGCTCGCCACCATGCATCCGTGGCAGGAGTGGCTGGATGCCGGCGCGGTGCGCCTGGCCGACCTGCCGGAGCGCGAGCACATCGTGCATCCGGCCGCCTCGATCACCCGCCGCCAGCGCACCTTCGGCTACACCGAGGAGGAGGTGCGGATCCTGCTCACCCCGATGGGGCAGACCGGGGTCGAGCCGCTGGGCGCGATGGGCAGCGACACGCCCATCGCCGTGCTCAGCGAGCGGCCGCGCCTGCTCTTCGACTACTTCGTGCAGCAGTTCGCGCAGGTGACCAACCCGCCGCTGGACGCCATCCGCGAGGAGGTCGTCACCAGCCTGCGCCTCGGCCTCGGACCGGAGCGCAACCTGCTGGACTGGGGGCCCGAGCACGCCCGCACGGTCACGCTGGACTTCCCGGTGATCGACAACGACGAGCTCGCGAAGATCCGGCACATCGACCGCGCCCTGCCCGACCGCTCCAGCGTGACGATCAAGGGGCTGTACCACTTCGACGCCGGCCCGCACACCATGCGCGAGCGGCTCACGGAGATGTGCGCCGAGGTGGATGCCGCGATCGAACGCGGAGCGGAGTTCATCATCCTGTCCGACCGCGACTCGAACAAGGACCTGGTGCCGATCCCGTCGCTGCTGATGCTGTCGGCAGTGCACCACCACCTGATCCGCAACGAGAACCGGATGAAGGTGGGTCTCATCGTCGAGGCCGGCGACGTGCGCGAGGTGCACCACGTCGCCACCCTGATCGGCTACGGAGCATCCGCCGTCAACCCGTATCTGGCGATGGAGACCGTCGAACACCTCGTGCGCACCGGCTTCATCACCGGCGTCACGCCCGAGCAGGCGGTGCGGAACCTCATCTACGCGCTCGGCAAGGGCGTGCTGAAGATCATGTCGAAGATGGGTATCTCCACGGTGTCCTCGTACGCCGGCGCACAGGTGTTCGAGGCGGTGGGCCTCAGCCAGGAATTCGTGGACGAGTTCTTCACCGGAACCGAGACCAAGCTCGGCGGCATCGGCATCGAGGACGTGTTCGCCGAGAACCAGGCGCGGCACGACTTCGCCTACCCGGAGGACGCCGCGGCCCGCGCCCACGAGCGGCTGTGGACCGGCGGGGAGTACCAGTGGCGCCGCGACGGCTCGCCGCACCTGTTCAACCCGGAGACCGTGTTCCGGCTGCAGCACTCCACGCGCACCCGGCGGTACGACATCTTCCGCGAGTACACCAGGCTCGTGGACGACCAGTCGCGCGAGCTGAAGACGCTGCGCGGCCTGTTCGAGCTACGCACGGGGGAGCGGCCCCCGGTGCCGCTGGACGAGGTGGAGCCGGTGTCGGAGATCGTGAAGCGGTTCTCCACCGGCGCGATGAGCTACGGCTCGATCTCGCAGGAGGCGCACGAGACGCTCGCGATCGCGATGAACCGGCTGGGCGCGAAGTCCAACACCGGTGAGGGCGGCGAGGACCCGGAGCGCCTGGTCGACCCGGAGCGCCGCAGCGCCATCAAGCAGGTCGCCTCCGGCCGGTTCGGCGTCACCAGCCAGTACCTGACCGAGGCGGACGACCTGCAGATCAAGCTCGCGCAGGGCGCCAAGCCCGGCGAGGGCGGGCAGCTGCCGCCGCAGAAGGTGTACCCGTGGGTCGCGCGCACCCGGCACGCCACCCCCGGCGTGGGGCTCATCTCCCCGCCGCCGCACCACGACATCTACTCGATCGAGGATCTGAAGCAGCTGATCTTCGACCTCAAGCGCGCGAACCCGAAGGCCCGCATCCACACCAAGCTGGTCAGCCAGTCCGGCATCGGCGCGGTCGCCGCGGGCGTGGCGAAGGCGCTCAGCGACGTCGTGCTGGTGTCCGGCCACGACGGCGGCACGGGTGCCAGCCCGCTGAACTCCCTCAAGCACGCCGGCACCCCGTGGGAGCTGGGCCTGGCCGAGACCCAGCAGACGCTGATGCTGAACGGCATGCGCGACCGCGTGGTGGTGCAGGTGGACGGCCAGCTCAAGACCGGCCGCGACGTGATCATCGGCGCGCTGCTCGGGGCGGAGGAGTTCGGCTTCGCCACCGCGCCGCTCGTGGTCAGCGGATGCGTGATGATGCGGGTGTGCCACCTGGACACCTGCCCGGTCGGCGTCGCCACGCAGAACCCGGTGCTGCGGCAGCGCTTCACGGGCAAGCCGGAGTTCGTGGTGAACTTCATGGAGTTCATCGCGGAGGAGGTGCGCGAGCTCCTCGCCGAGCTGGGCTTCCGCTCCCTGGACGAGATCATCGGCCGCACCGACCTGCTGCGCACGGACGCCGCGATCCGGCACTGGAAGGCGGAGGGCCTGGACCTCACGCCGATCCTGGAAGGGCCGGTGTTCCCCGCCGACGAGCCGCGCCGCAGCGGCCGGCCGCAGGACCACGAGCTGGACGCCCACTTCGACTCCCAGCTCATCGAGATGGCGCGCGAGGCCCTCGAGGACAGGGCGCCGGTGGTCATCGAGCTGCCGATCCGCAACACCGAGCGGGCCGTGGGCACCATGCTCGGCCACGAGGTCACCGCGCGGTTCGGGGCGGACGGCCTCGCCCGCGAGACCATCGACATCACCCTGCACGGCACGGCCGGGCAGTCGCTCGGCGCCTTCCTCCCGCCCGGGATCATCCTGCGGCTCGAGGGCGACGCCAACGACTACGTCGGCAAGGGCCTGTCCGGCGGAGACATCACCATCCGCCCGCCGCGCGCGGCGACCTTCGCCCCGCACCGCAACGTCGTCGCCGGCAACGTGATCGGCTACGGCGCCACCTCGGGGACGATGTTCATCTCGGGCGTCGTGGGGGAGCGGTTCCTGGTCCGCAACTCCGGCGCCACGGCGGTCGTGGAGGGCGTCGGCGACCACGCCCTGGAGTACATGACCGGCGGTCTGGCCGTCATCCTGGGCGAGACCGGGCGCAACCTCGGCGCCGGCATGTCCGGCGGCGTCGCCTTCGTGCGGGGCCTGCGCCGCGAGAACATCAACGCCCAGTCGCTGGACAGCGGCGAGCTGCAGCTCGAGCCGCTCGACCGCGCCGACCTCGAACTGCTGCGCGACCTGCTCGCGGAGCACCTCGAGCGGACGGCATCCCCGCTCGCCGCCGAGCTCCTCGCCGACTTCGATGCGGCGCAGGCGGACTTCGTCAAGGTTGTGCCGCGCGATTTCGCCGCGGTGCAGAACGCACGCCGGGAGGCGGAGGCCGAGGGGCTCGACCCCGACGGCGACGTCGTCTGGAACCGGATCCTGGAGGTGACCGGTGGCTGA
- a CDS encoding glutamate synthase subunit beta, translated as MADPKGFLKITERELPARRPVPVRIMDWKEVYEPGDRAVLRRQASRCMDCGIPFCHSGCPLGNLIPEWNDLTWRGEDRTAIERLHATNNFPEFTGRLCPAPCESACVLGINQPAVTIKQVEVSIIDEAFARGWVEPQPPARLTGKTVAVVGSGPAGLAAAQQLTRAGHTVAVYERDDRIGGLLRYGIPDFKMEKRHLESRLRQMQEEGTRFRAGVEIGKDLSWDGLRARYDAVVIATGATVPRDLPIPGRDLDGVHFAMEYLVESNRRVAGDDVPNQITAEGKHVVVIGGGDTGADCIGTAHRQGALSVTNLAIGRQPSTERPEHQPWPTMPNLFEVQSAHEEGGERVYLASTVEFLPNAAGEVRALRVAETEFVDGRRVPKSGTEREIPADLVLIAMGFTGPERDGYHGETTPQFTDRGAIRRDGDYQTTVPGVFVAGDAGRGQSLIVWAIAEGRAVAAAVDRHLMGTTVLPAPVRPTDVALSVQPA; from the coding sequence GTGGCTGATCCCAAAGGCTTCCTGAAGATCACGGAGCGCGAGCTGCCGGCCCGGCGCCCCGTGCCCGTCCGCATCATGGACTGGAAGGAGGTGTACGAGCCCGGCGACCGGGCCGTGCTCCGCCGCCAGGCCAGCCGCTGCATGGACTGCGGCATCCCGTTCTGCCACTCCGGATGCCCGCTGGGCAACCTCATCCCGGAGTGGAACGACCTCACCTGGCGCGGCGAGGACCGCACCGCGATCGAGCGGCTGCACGCCACGAACAACTTCCCGGAGTTCACCGGGCGGCTGTGCCCCGCGCCGTGCGAGAGCGCGTGCGTGCTCGGGATCAACCAGCCCGCCGTGACCATCAAGCAGGTCGAGGTCTCGATCATCGACGAGGCCTTCGCCCGCGGCTGGGTGGAGCCGCAGCCCCCCGCCCGGCTCACCGGCAAGACCGTCGCCGTCGTCGGCTCCGGACCCGCCGGCCTGGCCGCCGCGCAGCAGCTCACCCGCGCCGGGCACACCGTCGCCGTGTACGAGCGGGACGACCGCATCGGCGGGCTGCTCCGCTACGGCATCCCGGACTTCAAGATGGAGAAGCGGCACCTCGAGTCGCGCCTGCGCCAGATGCAGGAGGAGGGCACCCGCTTCCGCGCCGGCGTCGAGATCGGCAAGGACCTCAGCTGGGACGGCCTGCGCGCCCGGTACGACGCCGTGGTCATCGCGACCGGCGCGACCGTGCCGCGCGACCTGCCCATCCCCGGGCGCGACCTGGACGGCGTGCACTTCGCGATGGAGTACCTCGTCGAATCGAACCGCAGGGTCGCCGGCGACGACGTGCCGAACCAGATCACCGCCGAGGGCAAGCACGTGGTGGTGATCGGCGGCGGCGACACCGGCGCCGACTGCATCGGCACCGCGCACCGGCAGGGGGCGCTCAGCGTGACCAACCTCGCCATCGGCCGGCAGCCGTCCACCGAGCGCCCGGAGCACCAGCCGTGGCCGACGATGCCGAACCTGTTCGAGGTGCAGTCCGCGCACGAGGAGGGCGGCGAGCGGGTCTACCTCGCCTCGACCGTCGAGTTCCTGCCGAACGCGGCCGGCGAAGTGCGCGCCCTGCGCGTGGCCGAGACCGAGTTCGTGGATGGACGCCGCGTGCCCAAGAGCGGCACCGAACGGGAGATCCCGGCCGATCTCGTGCTGATCGCGATGGGCTTCACCGGCCCGGAGCGGGACGGGTACCACGGCGAGACGACTCCGCAGTTCACCGACCGCGGGGCGATCCGCCGCGACGGCGACTACCAGACCACCGTGCCCGGCGTGTTCGTCGCCGGGGACGCCGGCCGCGGCCAGTCGCTCATCGTGTGGGCGATCGCCGAAGGCCGCGCGGTCGCCGCGGCCGTCGACCGGCACCTGATGGGCACCACCGTGCTGCCCGCGCCGGTGCGTCCCACGGATGTCGCGCTGAGCGTCCAGCCCGCGTAG